From Kitasatospora sp. NBC_01246:
CATCCCTGTCGAACGACGCAGCTGGTCGGCGCCCTGGCCGCAGTACGCGCCCGTGGACATCACGCCGCCCGAGCTGCAGCCGTCGGCGCTGGCCCGGCACGTGCCCGACTGGGCCGAGGCGGCGCCCACCCCGGCCGCCGTGCACGACTGGGCCGAGCGCCGGGCGGCCGCGCTCGTGCCGTTCGAGCTCGACCCGCAGGGCTGGCCGCTGCACCCCCTCGGCCGCACCGGCCGCGACGGCCGCAACTTGGGCAAGTGGGGTGAGAACCAGGCCGCCGACCCGATCGTGGTCGCCGGCACGGGTCCGGCCCGGCAGGTGCTGCTGATCACTCGGGACGACATCGGGGTGGAGGCGATCCCCGGCGGAATGGTGGACCCCGGGGAGACGGCACCCCAGGCCCTGGTCCGGGAGTTGCGGGAGGAGACCGGGGTGGATCTCGCCGATCACCAGCCGGTCATCCTGGGCCGCGACGTTGTGGACGACTGGCGCCAGAGCGACCGGGCGTGGGTGGCGTCGACCAGCGCCCTCTACCAGCTGCCTTCGGTGGTGGCCGCGGTCGCCGGCGACGATGCCGCCGCCGTGGCCTGGTGGCCGTTCGGCTCGCTCGACCAGCTGGACGCGGCGATCACGGCCGCCGGGCGGACCCTGTACGCCGCGCACCGCCCCCTGCTGCAGCGCGCTCTCGACCACCTCGGCCGGT
This genomic window contains:
- a CDS encoding NUDIX domain-containing protein; this translates as MENSERSETIPVERRSWSAPWPQYAPVDITPPELQPSALARHVPDWAEAAPTPAAVHDWAERRAAALVPFELDPQGWPLHPLGRTGRDGRNLGKWGENQAADPIVVAGTGPARQVLLITRDDIGVEAIPGGMVDPGETAPQALVRELREETGVDLADHQPVILGRDVVDDWRQSDRAWVASTSALYQLPSVVAAVAGDDAAAVAWWPFGSLDQLDAAITAAGRTLYAAHRPLLQRALDHLGR